A genomic segment from Luteibacter aegosomatis encodes:
- a CDS encoding alkaline phosphatase family protein, giving the protein MFTWLRRTRLSPLLMGALSVGLAGIVSAQDTAPPDHDATFRQNVPVAPFKNPVGLPGGIVVLHKPHPGQDNSDDTATPIKHVILLIGENRTFDHVYGTYTAPKGQSVDNLLSKGIVNADGTPGPNVDRAAQFMASSTGKFDMSPKKAGRYKALPQMNTGGAPTTAPFASAAQAQAVEPALPDDTYDMLASGGTGLPNRVVDTRFPAKLANAPVDMHASISYDAYANSPVHRFFQMWQQLDCDTRAATPDNPSGCRNDLFPWVETTIGAGSNGKALPANFTDQTTGEGATAMQFLNMAQGDAPYFKELAQTYALSDNFHQSVMGGTGANHIMLGFGTLIYYADASGHPATPPENQIENPDAQFGTNNWWVQDGYSGGSYVNCSDESQPGVKQIRNYLRSLPYETFKGTDCKAKAYYLVNNYNPGYLGDGTPAPLGDDQFTIPPTMQENLALLLEKHHVSWKYYGEGFDGGKEDGEGGTFCNICDPFLYSTQVMTNPELRAKNQDLNDLYDDIRNGTLPAVSIAKPDGILDGHPASSKLDLFEGYVRKIVEMAKANPKVWDDTAIMVTFDEGGGYYDSGYIQPIDFFGDGTRIPLLVVSKYSQGGKVVHTYYDHVSFDKFVEANWKLKDQISARSRDNLPNPVTFRKNPYVPVNAPAIGNLMDMFNFTRKDVSDVTAIAD; this is encoded by the coding sequence ATGTTTACTTGGTTGCGCCGCACACGGCTTTCGCCGTTGTTGATGGGTGCGCTTTCCGTCGGCCTTGCCGGCATCGTCAGCGCACAGGACACCGCCCCACCCGATCACGATGCGACGTTCCGCCAGAACGTGCCCGTGGCTCCCTTCAAGAATCCGGTCGGCCTTCCCGGCGGCATCGTCGTGCTGCACAAGCCGCACCCTGGTCAGGACAACAGCGACGACACCGCCACGCCGATCAAGCACGTGATCCTGCTGATCGGCGAAAACCGCACGTTCGACCACGTGTACGGCACCTACACCGCACCGAAGGGACAGTCGGTGGACAACCTTCTGTCCAAGGGCATCGTCAACGCCGACGGTACGCCGGGCCCGAACGTGGATCGTGCCGCGCAGTTCATGGCTTCGAGCACCGGCAAGTTCGACATGTCGCCGAAGAAGGCGGGCCGGTACAAGGCGCTTCCGCAAATGAACACCGGTGGCGCGCCCACCACGGCGCCCTTTGCGTCCGCGGCGCAGGCGCAGGCCGTCGAGCCGGCCCTGCCCGACGATACCTACGACATGCTGGCCTCCGGCGGCACGGGATTGCCCAACCGCGTCGTGGATACCCGTTTCCCGGCCAAGCTCGCCAATGCGCCGGTCGACATGCATGCGTCGATCAGCTACGACGCCTACGCCAACAGCCCCGTGCACCGCTTCTTCCAGATGTGGCAACAGCTCGATTGCGATACCAGGGCCGCCACGCCGGACAACCCCAGCGGTTGTCGTAACGACCTGTTCCCCTGGGTCGAGACCACCATCGGCGCAGGAAGCAACGGCAAGGCGCTGCCCGCGAACTTCACCGATCAGACCACCGGTGAAGGCGCCACGGCCATGCAGTTCCTCAACATGGCCCAGGGCGATGCGCCTTACTTCAAGGAGCTGGCGCAGACCTATGCCTTGAGCGACAACTTCCACCAGTCGGTCATGGGCGGCACGGGTGCCAACCACATCATGCTGGGCTTCGGCACCCTGATCTACTACGCCGACGCCAGCGGTCACCCGGCCACCCCGCCGGAAAACCAGATCGAAAACCCGGATGCGCAGTTCGGTACCAACAACTGGTGGGTGCAGGACGGCTACAGTGGCGGTTCGTACGTCAATTGCTCCGACGAAAGCCAGCCGGGCGTGAAGCAGATCAGGAACTACCTGCGCTCGCTGCCGTACGAAACGTTCAAGGGCACGGACTGCAAGGCCAAGGCCTACTACCTGGTGAACAACTACAACCCGGGCTACCTAGGTGACGGCACGCCGGCTCCGTTGGGCGACGACCAGTTCACCATTCCGCCGACCATGCAGGAGAACCTGGCGCTGCTGCTGGAGAAGCACCACGTGTCCTGGAAGTACTACGGCGAAGGGTTCGATGGCGGCAAGGAAGACGGGGAGGGCGGCACCTTCTGCAACATCTGCGATCCGTTCCTGTACTCCACCCAGGTGATGACCAACCCGGAACTGCGTGCCAAGAACCAGGACCTCAACGACCTGTACGACGACATCAGGAACGGTACGCTGCCGGCGGTTTCCATCGCCAAGCCGGACGGCATCCTGGACGGTCACCCGGCCTCGTCGAAGCTCGACCTGTTCGAAGGCTACGTGCGCAAGATCGTCGAGATGGCCAAGGCCAACCCGAAGGTGTGGGACGACACCGCGATCATGGTGACCTTCGACGAAGGCGGCGGCTACTACGACTCCGGCTACATCCAGCCGATCGACTTCTTCGGCGACGGCACGCGCATTCCGCTGCTGGTGGTGTCGAAATACTCCCAGGGCGGCAAGGTGGTGCATACCTATTACGACCATGTCTCGTTCGACAAATTCGTCGAGGCCAACTGGAAGCTGAAGGATCAGATCTCGGCGCGCAGTCGCGACAACCTGCCCAACCCGGTGACGTTCAGGAAGAACCCCTATGTGCCGGTGAACGCACCGGCCATCGGCAACCTCATGGACATGTTCAACTTCACCCGGAAGGACGTCAGCGACGTCACCGCGATCGCCGACTGA
- a CDS encoding DUF3617 domain-containing protein, with translation MMMTFHLARRRVAAMRLTRRVAAAACAFALATIAPVHADPGDFGAMPGLWKILVRHVSNGKAGAPEVQWHCVDEGADPWTTFAAWTPAEGECAATDQQRRSTSLAWKLTCKGAPAASARVDFDSAKHYTGSVTVEGRGEVTQVEGQRYAACTSPQD, from the coding sequence ATGATGATGACGTTTCACCTGGCCAGGCGGCGGGTCGCCGCCATGCGCCTGACTCGGCGGGTCGCCGCCGCCGCGTGTGCCTTCGCCCTGGCCACGATCGCACCGGTCCACGCCGATCCCGGCGACTTTGGCGCCATGCCCGGTTTGTGGAAGATTCTCGTCCGCCACGTGAGCAACGGCAAGGCCGGCGCGCCGGAGGTGCAATGGCATTGCGTGGATGAAGGCGCCGATCCCTGGACCACGTTCGCCGCCTGGACACCGGCGGAGGGCGAGTGCGCCGCCACGGACCAGCAACGCCGCAGTACCTCGCTGGCGTGGAAGCTCACCTGCAAGGGGGCTCCGGCGGCGTCGGCGCGCGTGGACTTCGACAGCGCCAAGCACTACACCGGCAGCGTCACGGTCGAGGGCCGCGGCGAGGTCACGCAGGTGGAAGGTCAGCGTTATGCCGCCTGCACCAGTCCACAGGACTAG
- a CDS encoding methyl-accepting chemotaxis protein: MNAFRSTQSRGIALLAGYFILLVALTLVMIHTFITPELRRSEAALVSRNVNEIGVVITTKLHQVEAQQRSITQAVPLMDSAAIDRLQPGLVDQYGDPDVFGGGIWPLPFKRDPAKERDSTFYARDASNHLQVNTHWNEPTALKYWEQSWYKNGLDAPKGHCLWANAYKDDASAQPRTNCAMAIYKGNDVFGVATIDVTLGFFNHLVADMEKRVNGQILIVEANGTIVSNSTYIKDDIVLKKLADVAGSSPMAAEVARVMPNLKHAPFETDYDDQGARTLFMQPIAGTPWFIATSLPTALITQQSSQILLRLAEVQLPMALLLVAALIVGIRLLMKQLGVLRTNIDTLKSGDADLTRRLPEGSGSEYNAVVASFNAFVERLQGMMRQIHGSTTAIASAATQIASGNMDLSQRTEEQASSLEETAASMEELTATVRQNADNAKQANTLARDAAGAAQRGGEVVDQVVETMDAISASSARINEIVGVIDGIAFQTNLLALNASVEAARAGEQGRGFAVVAGEVRNLAQSSAKAARDIKQLIAGASDDVARGAELVTHAGTTIRDLTTHVRHVAAYMDEIMAASQEQSQGIDQVSRTVTQLDDMTQQNAALVEEAAAAAKAMEDQTVTLKAVVGSFRL; encoded by the coding sequence ATGAACGCCTTCCGCTCCACCCAGTCCCGCGGTATCGCTCTGCTCGCTGGCTATTTCATCCTGCTCGTCGCGCTGACCCTCGTGATGATCCATACGTTCATCACCCCGGAGCTGCGCCGGTCCGAAGCGGCCCTGGTCAGCCGTAACGTGAACGAGATCGGCGTGGTGATCACCACCAAGCTGCACCAGGTGGAGGCGCAGCAGCGCAGCATCACCCAGGCCGTGCCGCTCATGGATAGCGCCGCGATCGACCGCCTGCAGCCCGGCCTGGTCGACCAGTACGGCGATCCGGACGTATTCGGCGGCGGCATCTGGCCCCTGCCCTTCAAGCGCGACCCGGCCAAGGAGCGCGACAGCACGTTCTACGCGCGCGACGCTTCCAACCACCTGCAGGTGAACACGCACTGGAACGAGCCCACGGCCCTCAAGTACTGGGAACAGAGCTGGTACAAGAATGGGCTGGATGCGCCGAAAGGACATTGCCTTTGGGCCAATGCCTACAAGGACGACGCCAGCGCCCAGCCGCGCACCAACTGCGCCATGGCCATCTACAAGGGTAACGATGTCTTCGGCGTCGCCACCATCGACGTCACCTTGGGCTTCTTCAATCACCTCGTCGCCGACATGGAAAAGCGGGTCAACGGCCAGATACTGATCGTCGAAGCCAACGGCACGATCGTCAGCAACAGCACCTACATCAAGGACGATATCGTCCTGAAGAAGCTCGCCGATGTCGCCGGCTCGTCGCCCATGGCGGCGGAAGTCGCCCGCGTCATGCCGAACCTGAAACACGCGCCCTTCGAAACCGATTACGACGACCAGGGTGCGCGCACGTTGTTCATGCAGCCGATCGCCGGCACGCCGTGGTTCATCGCGACGAGCCTGCCTACGGCGCTGATCACGCAGCAAAGCTCGCAGATCCTGCTGCGGCTGGCCGAGGTGCAGTTGCCGATGGCGTTGCTGTTGGTGGCCGCGCTCATCGTGGGTATCCGCCTGCTGATGAAGCAGCTGGGCGTGCTGCGTACCAACATCGATACGCTCAAGTCCGGCGATGCCGACCTGACCCGGCGCCTGCCGGAAGGCAGCGGCAGCGAGTACAACGCCGTGGTCGCCAGCTTCAACGCGTTCGTTGAACGCTTGCAGGGCATGATGCGGCAGATCCACGGCAGCACCACCGCCATCGCATCGGCCGCCACCCAGATCGCCAGCGGCAACATGGATCTTTCCCAGCGTACCGAAGAACAGGCCAGCTCCCTGGAGGAAACTGCGGCGTCGATGGAAGAGCTGACCGCCACCGTGCGTCAGAACGCCGATAACGCGAAGCAGGCCAATACCCTGGCCCGCGATGCGGCTGGCGCAGCGCAGCGCGGTGGTGAGGTGGTCGACCAGGTGGTCGAGACCATGGATGCGATCAGTGCCTCGTCGGCGCGCATCAACGAGATCGTGGGCGTGATCGATGGCATCGCCTTCCAGACCAACCTGCTCGCCTTGAACGCATCGGTGGAAGCCGCACGTGCCGGCGAGCAAGGCCGCGGGTTCGCCGTCGTGGCGGGCGAGGTGCGTAACCTCGCGCAGAGTTCGGCGAAAGCTGCGCGCGACATCAAGCAGCTTATCGCGGGCGCGTCCGACGATGTGGCGCGTGGTGCGGAGCTGGTGACGCACGCCGGCACGACGATCCGGGACCTCACCACGCACGTACGCCACGTGGCGGCGTACATGGACGAGATCATGGCCGCCAGCCAGGAACAGAGCCAGGGCATCGACCAGGTCAGTCGCACGGTCACCCAACTGGACGACATGACCCAGCAGAACGCGGCCCTGGTCGAAGAGGCCGCCGCGGCGGCGAAGGCCATGGAAGACCAGACCGTGACGCTCAAGGCCGTGGTCGGGTCGTTCCGGCTGTAA
- a CDS encoding GGDEF domain-containing protein, translating into METLARLVHAGTLLIVNAVLASLSCAIFLALRWSLRHSGRTTGLVLWAASQAFFAGGFCVLTLPAFHVDFSGLTLLGNLLIDLGTVASFTAVWTYFSRPRRFWRVIVIATAIAMVETVLVMLGGEDLRVMVTVGGSLKAILTFATAFMLWQCPDADQRVPARVAAGFHVFWGSALLIRVAWWLVHPAAESMHDVTSSFGLLARLVLTWAITPCLLWMMSRRFDAELRRLAHEDALTGVANRRAMWAAAERSLAHAASTRSRCGVLIVDVDHFKGINDRFGHPGGDQVLVALAGVLRVAVTPPDLVARIGGEEFMVLMRDTDPAAVARMAEGLCRAVEINPFAVDGITLHCTVSIGHHVAEPGETWNDAVARADRALYIAKLRGRNRAEVADELNGRSAAGLKERPEADRSPPLTQDNR; encoded by the coding sequence GTGGAAACGCTCGCAAGGCTCGTGCATGCCGGCACCTTGCTCATCGTCAATGCCGTGCTTGCATCGCTGTCGTGCGCGATCTTTCTTGCGCTGCGCTGGTCGTTACGCCATTCCGGGCGTACGACGGGGCTAGTCCTGTGGGCGGCGAGCCAGGCGTTTTTCGCCGGTGGCTTCTGCGTCCTGACCCTTCCCGCTTTCCACGTCGATTTCTCCGGCCTTACCCTGCTGGGCAATCTGCTCATCGACCTTGGCACGGTAGCCTCGTTCACTGCGGTCTGGACCTATTTTTCGCGGCCACGCCGCTTCTGGCGCGTCATCGTCATCGCCACGGCCATCGCCATGGTGGAGACCGTTCTGGTGATGCTCGGCGGTGAGGACCTGCGGGTCATGGTCACCGTCGGGGGAAGCCTAAAAGCGATCCTCACGTTTGCTACCGCCTTCATGCTCTGGCAATGCCCGGACGCCGACCAAAGGGTGCCCGCAAGGGTGGCGGCGGGGTTCCATGTGTTCTGGGGTTCGGCGCTTCTGATCCGGGTGGCGTGGTGGCTGGTTCACCCCGCGGCGGAGAGCATGCACGACGTGACCTCCAGCTTCGGCCTGCTCGCACGGCTGGTCTTGACCTGGGCGATTACGCCTTGCTTGTTGTGGATGATGAGCCGTCGCTTCGACGCTGAGTTGCGGCGCCTGGCCCACGAAGATGCACTCACGGGTGTCGCGAACCGGCGGGCGATGTGGGCGGCGGCCGAGCGATCCCTCGCGCATGCCGCGTCGACGCGATCACGCTGCGGCGTATTGATCGTGGACGTGGATCATTTCAAGGGCATCAACGACCGGTTTGGCCATCCCGGCGGCGATCAGGTACTGGTCGCCCTTGCCGGTGTCCTGCGAGTCGCCGTGACTCCACCCGATCTGGTGGCCCGCATCGGCGGCGAAGAGTTCATGGTGCTGATGAGGGATACCGACCCCGCCGCGGTCGCGCGGATGGCCGAAGGGCTTTGCCGTGCCGTGGAAATCAATCCATTCGCGGTGGACGGCATAACGCTCCACTGCACCGTCAGCATCGGACACCATGTCGCGGAACCCGGTGAAACATGGAACGATGCCGTCGCCCGCGCGGACCGGGCGCTCTATATCGCCAAGCTTCGCGGTCGCAATCGAGCGGAGGTGGCCGATGAACTGAATGGTCGCTCAGCAGCGGGATTGAAAGAACGACCAGAAGCAGATCGCTCACCTCCGCTCACCCAGGACAATCGGTGA
- a CDS encoding LysR family transcriptional regulator, producing MEWSDVRIFLAVLRSGSYGEAARRLGVSHPTVGRRIKVLEDGAGQALFRRTSDGLVLTDAGDGIVAAAEAMEQSALSVERRLSGNHERLEGVLRIGCAEWFAGYVLAPVFMELANQHPAVVPEVIAGYRLSDLARRDVDVAFRLVPFTEPDIVQRRLMRMHYGLYGSSTTIERMTDDPASVGLIFMNEAQSHFPDVAWMRERFPKAHRTFSSTSRSVQAQMCLQGAGLAVLPRPLGDATAGLVRIDADGSPPGRDIWVGYHQDLKRMDRLRALIELADAMLATE from the coding sequence ATGGAATGGAGCGACGTCCGCATCTTCCTTGCCGTGCTCAGGAGCGGATCCTACGGTGAAGCGGCACGTCGCCTGGGGGTAAGCCATCCGACCGTGGGTCGGCGCATCAAGGTGCTCGAGGACGGGGCGGGCCAGGCCCTGTTTCGACGAACGTCCGACGGGCTCGTCCTGACCGATGCCGGCGACGGTATCGTGGCGGCTGCCGAAGCAATGGAGCAGTCCGCGCTTTCGGTGGAGCGTCGGCTCTCGGGAAACCACGAACGCCTGGAGGGCGTTCTTCGCATCGGATGCGCCGAGTGGTTCGCGGGCTACGTGCTCGCACCCGTGTTCATGGAACTGGCCAACCAGCACCCCGCCGTCGTACCTGAGGTGATCGCGGGATATCGCCTGTCGGACCTCGCCCGTCGCGATGTGGACGTCGCGTTCCGTCTCGTGCCGTTTACCGAGCCGGACATCGTCCAGCGTCGCCTGATGCGAATGCACTACGGGCTCTATGGATCGTCCACCACGATAGAACGGATGACCGACGACCCCGCATCCGTCGGACTCATCTTCATGAACGAAGCGCAGTCGCATTTCCCCGATGTCGCGTGGATGCGGGAGCGATTCCCCAAGGCGCATCGCACGTTTTCCAGCACCAGCCGATCGGTGCAGGCGCAGATGTGCCTGCAAGGCGCGGGGCTGGCGGTGCTGCCCCGTCCCTTGGGCGACGCGACGGCGGGCTTGGTGCGCATCGATGCCGACGGATCGCCCCCAGGCAGGGATATATGGGTGGGATACCACCAGGACCTCAAGCGGATGGACAGGCTGCGCGCATTGATCGAACTGGCTGACGCCATGCTCGCGACCGAGTGA
- a CDS encoding EthD family reductase: protein MSDNDMRVSVYVTYVGVPSDRFDRAYYEETHLSLVMRAWEKYGLLGASAFFPSVGHAGTLAICECVFRDEAAIQAAFTSEEAASVMADVVMFTDLSPARVRVAPL from the coding sequence ATGTCGGATAACGATATGCGCGTGTCGGTCTACGTGACCTACGTCGGCGTCCCGAGTGATCGCTTCGATCGCGCCTATTATGAAGAAACCCATCTTTCCCTCGTGATGCGTGCATGGGAGAAATATGGTTTGCTGGGCGCGTCGGCCTTCTTCCCGTCGGTCGGCCACGCCGGAACCTTGGCGATATGCGAATGCGTCTTTCGTGACGAGGCCGCCATCCAGGCGGCCTTCACGTCGGAAGAAGCCGCGTCCGTCATGGCGGACGTGGTCATGTTCACCGACCTGTCTCCCGCACGCGTTCGAGTGGCACCCCTCTGA
- a CDS encoding CocE/NonD family hydrolase yields the protein MPSRILAALALLLFFHATEAQVAQVSAVQVGSDIPKDWRQPAVDQDFVKREVMIPMRDGVKLHTVIVVPRGSNGAPMVLERTPYDANSFLSTDGARLRDRLFPGDRVWADHGYILVAQDIRGKYGSEGTYVMTRPPIGPLNPTRTDDTTDAYDTVDWLVKHVPESNGRVGMIGSSYDGWAVVMALLHPHPALKVAAPESPMIDGWMGDDWFQHGAFRQKMFDYFAEQTGAKGKGGPILRTGRDDYQEMLDAGSAGAYAAAHGIDRLPWWQRLSTHPSYDALWQGQALDKIIAAHPSNVPTLWLQGLWDQEDIYGAVHAWEALKAEGMAATNHLAMGPWYHSQVNGRADALGPLKWSGDTADYFRREVLLPFFDTYLRDRKPSQPTPHVIIYNPAEDRWERFADWPGAGPDELTPMYLQPKGGLARNRPATGHDSYVSDPGKPVPFEPLPVRMGDHASWATWLVQDQRFVSTRPDVLSYQTPVLDAPVRVEGAPVADMFLSTTGSDTDVVVKVIDVYPPSNADEPALSGYQLPISLAIFRGRYRKSFEHPSAIPEGVVQEYTFRLPTVNYTFLPGHRIMVQVQSSLFPLYDRNPQTYVPNIFFAGPDDYRPATVSIEHGAQGASAVLLPVVPSSTAISP from the coding sequence ATGCCATCCCGGATACTTGCCGCCCTGGCGCTACTTCTCTTCTTCCACGCCACGGAAGCGCAGGTAGCACAGGTCAGCGCCGTCCAGGTCGGCAGTGACATTCCCAAGGATTGGCGACAACCCGCCGTCGACCAGGACTTCGTCAAGCGTGAGGTGATGATTCCGATGCGCGATGGCGTGAAGCTGCACACGGTGATCGTGGTTCCGCGAGGATCGAACGGGGCACCGATGGTGCTCGAGCGGACGCCCTACGACGCCAACTCGTTCCTGTCGACCGATGGCGCCAGACTCCGCGACCGGCTTTTCCCGGGCGACCGCGTATGGGCGGATCATGGCTACATCCTCGTCGCCCAGGATATCCGCGGCAAGTACGGTTCCGAAGGCACGTACGTGATGACCCGGCCGCCGATCGGTCCGCTCAACCCGACCAGGACCGACGACACGACGGACGCCTACGACACCGTCGACTGGCTCGTGAAGCACGTCCCGGAAAGCAATGGCCGCGTCGGCATGATCGGATCGTCCTACGACGGATGGGCGGTGGTCATGGCGCTGCTGCATCCGCATCCGGCGTTGAAGGTGGCCGCGCCCGAAAGTCCCATGATCGACGGCTGGATGGGCGACGACTGGTTCCAGCACGGCGCGTTCCGTCAGAAGATGTTCGACTACTTCGCCGAGCAGACCGGCGCGAAGGGCAAGGGCGGCCCCATTCTTCGCACGGGTCGCGACGACTATCAGGAGATGCTCGATGCCGGCTCGGCGGGAGCCTATGCCGCGGCCCACGGCATCGACCGGCTTCCGTGGTGGCAACGCCTGTCGACCCACCCTTCCTACGATGCGCTCTGGCAGGGACAGGCACTCGACAAGATCATCGCCGCGCATCCCTCCAACGTTCCGACGTTGTGGCTGCAAGGCTTATGGGATCAAGAGGACATCTACGGGGCCGTCCACGCCTGGGAAGCACTGAAGGCGGAGGGCATGGCGGCGACCAATCACCTTGCCATGGGGCCTTGGTATCACAGCCAGGTCAACGGTCGTGCCGATGCGCTGGGTCCCTTGAAGTGGAGTGGCGACACCGCTGACTATTTTCGGCGCGAGGTGTTGCTGCCGTTCTTCGACACGTATCTGCGCGACCGGAAGCCCTCGCAGCCCACGCCCCACGTGATCATCTACAACCCGGCGGAGGATCGATGGGAACGGTTCGCCGATTGGCCCGGCGCGGGCCCCGACGAACTCACGCCCATGTATCTCCAGCCGAAGGGCGGCCTCGCGCGAAATCGTCCGGCCACGGGTCACGACAGCTACGTCTCCGATCCCGGCAAGCCGGTACCGTTCGAGCCGCTTCCGGTCAGGATGGGCGACCACGCAAGCTGGGCGACGTGGCTGGTGCAGGATCAGCGCTTCGTTTCTACCCGGCCAGACGTGCTGAGCTACCAGACACCGGTGCTCGACGCGCCCGTGCGTGTGGAGGGGGCGCCGGTCGCCGATATGTTTTTGAGTACGACCGGTAGCGACACCGATGTCGTCGTCAAGGTCATCGACGTGTATCCCCCAAGCAATGCGGACGAACCCGCACTCTCGGGCTATCAGCTCCCGATAAGCCTCGCGATCTTCCGGGGGCGATATCGGAAGAGCTTCGAACATCCGAGCGCCATCCCCGAGGGTGTCGTGCAGGAATACACCTTCCGCCTGCCGACGGTGAATTACACGTTCCTGCCGGGGCATCGGATCATGGTGCAGGTGCAGTCGTCGCTCTTCCCGCTGTATGACCGGAATCCGCAGACCTACGTTCCCAACATCTTCTTTGCCGGGCCCGACGACTATCGGCCGGCGACGGTGTCGATCGAACACGGGGCACAAGGGGCGAGCGCCGTGCTCTTGCCTGTCGTTCCATCGTCGACCGCCATCAGCCCGTAA
- a CDS encoding NAD(P)-dependent oxidoreductase, translated as MQIGFIGLGSMGTAMALNLVKAGHEVLAWNRSEVSPDTIPGVRLLGSPQEAFQAEVVFTMLSDDVAIREVVVDAGLIRGARRGLIHVVTSTISVAFARELASLHEEAGLGYVSAPVLGRPNVAASGQLNILAAGKPETVAAIEPVFAPLSKKVWKLGVEPAQANAAKLAANMMIAMAIEAMVEGIALTESVGLDRADFFELILGTLFAGRAYESYSAQIAERRFEPGFKARLALKDMRLASALSEEAGRALPMLDVVRERLAGVVSAGLGEKDWSVMAEVPHRGDEAPSLHPRNVEHDA; from the coding sequence ATGCAGATTGGATTCATAGGTCTTGGCAGCATGGGTACCGCCATGGCCCTCAACCTGGTCAAGGCCGGACACGAGGTGCTTGCCTGGAATCGCAGTGAGGTCTCCCCCGACACGATACCGGGAGTCCGGCTGCTCGGCAGTCCGCAGGAGGCATTTCAGGCGGAAGTGGTCTTCACCATGCTGTCGGACGATGTGGCGATCCGGGAGGTGGTGGTCGACGCCGGCCTGATTCGGGGTGCTCGCCGAGGACTCATCCACGTCGTCACTTCCACGATCTCGGTCGCGTTTGCAAGGGAGCTGGCGAGCCTGCACGAGGAGGCAGGGCTTGGTTACGTTTCCGCACCGGTGCTCGGACGGCCGAACGTCGCAGCAAGCGGACAGCTCAACATCCTGGCCGCCGGCAAGCCCGAGACGGTGGCCGCCATCGAGCCCGTGTTCGCGCCGCTCAGCAAAAAGGTGTGGAAGCTCGGTGTCGAACCGGCTCAGGCCAATGCCGCCAAACTCGCGGCCAACATGATGATCGCCATGGCGATCGAAGCCATGGTCGAGGGCATCGCGCTGACCGAAAGCGTGGGTCTCGACCGCGCCGATTTCTTCGAGCTCATCCTCGGCACGCTGTTCGCCGGCCGTGCTTACGAAAGCTATAGCGCCCAGATTGCCGAGCGCAGGTTCGAGCCCGGGTTCAAGGCCAGACTCGCGCTCAAGGACATGCGCCTCGCAAGTGCGCTGAGCGAGGAGGCGGGTCGTGCGTTGCCGATGCTCGATGTCGTTCGGGAACGGTTGGCCGGCGTCGTCTCGGCGGGTCTTGGAGAGAAGGACTGGTCGGTCATGGCGGAAGTCCCGCATCGCGGCGATGAAGCGCCATCGCTGCATCCTCGGAACGTGGAGCACGACGCGTGA
- a CDS encoding oxidoreductase, with protein sequence MKTWLITGCSSGFGRRLALAAAGRGDRVVATARKVDDLRDMALPFEGRMIALPLDVTDAASAHAAVAKALETFGGIDVLVNNAGYGLFGAIEEGTPDEYRPLFEVNVFGLIETTRAVLPTLRRHGGTIVNMSSGAGIAGSGGGGYYNATKFAVEGLSEALAGELSPFGVRVILAEPGPFRTEFLGRSITMAANEMPAYAASSRRHYRETNDGRQAGDPEKAVAVILQAVDAEEPPLHLPLGPVAHGIAERKLAAFRKDIDAWRDVSIDTDFDRP encoded by the coding sequence GTGAAGACTTGGCTCATTACCGGCTGTTCGAGCGGATTCGGTCGGCGACTCGCGCTTGCGGCGGCAGGGCGTGGCGACCGGGTGGTCGCCACCGCCCGGAAGGTCGACGACCTTCGCGACATGGCGCTTCCCTTCGAGGGGCGCATGATCGCGTTACCGCTCGACGTGACCGATGCGGCATCGGCGCACGCCGCCGTGGCGAAGGCCCTGGAGACGTTCGGTGGTATCGACGTCCTCGTCAACAATGCCGGCTATGGGTTGTTCGGCGCGATCGAAGAGGGCACGCCCGACGAATACCGTCCGCTGTTCGAGGTGAACGTCTTCGGCCTGATCGAGACGACGAGAGCCGTCCTGCCGACGCTGCGGCGCCATGGCGGCACGATCGTCAACATGTCTTCCGGAGCCGGCATCGCCGGCAGCGGCGGGGGTGGGTATTACAACGCCACCAAGTTCGCCGTCGAAGGCCTATCCGAAGCGCTGGCGGGTGAACTCAGCCCGTTCGGTGTGCGGGTGATCCTGGCTGAGCCGGGACCGTTCCGAACCGAGTTCCTGGGCCGTTCGATCACCATGGCGGCGAACGAGATGCCCGCGTACGCCGCGAGTTCGAGGCGCCATTACCGCGAGACGAACGACGGCCGTCAGGCCGGCGATCCCGAAAAGGCCGTGGCCGTGATCCTGCAGGCCGTCGATGCCGAGGAGCCGCCGCTGCATCTTCCGCTCGGTCCAGTCGCCCACGGAATCGCCGAGCGCAAGCTTGCCGCCTTCCGCAAGGACATCGATGCATGGCGCGACGTATCGATCGATACCGATTTCGACAGGCCCTGA